A window of Thalassophryne amazonica chromosome 12, fThaAma1.1, whole genome shotgun sequence genomic DNA:
ACTAGGGCCAACTGCTGGGTATAGATTAATTATGATCCCTTGACCCAGACCACAACATACCGATAGGTGTCCATATAAGCATTGTACTTACAGTACTTGTAGCCATCAGGTGTCCCTATAATTACCACACTGTGGCTGCCCAGTCAGCCATAGATAAAACATTACAGATTGTCAAGGAGCAGGCAGCTGAGCTGTTAAAGAGTTGGCCTGCCAATatggagacctgggtttgaatcccacgcaCGCCACCTGTCTGGGTCCTAGACAAGACACTTTGTCTACATcgtttcagtccacccagctgtgaatcataccagctttggctggggaagtatcctgcatcagactggaggagttgtagactctcatccacttcctgGTATGGAATCAGGAGATAAGCAttggcaccaacaggcctcaaggCCTATACAGGACGTACTGTCAAGAACTTTGGAACGACCAACTACAAGTACAGTGTGGTTAAATATGCTCCTGTCACCACGTGGGAGTTATAAGATTAATGTGTAAGAAGATTTATCCTGCAGATTTTAAATGCATGGCTGGTTTTATTGTAGCACTCTGTTAGAATAATCATCTTGCACCATTCATTTTACTTTCTTATAGTCACTGAGCAGGAGACCAAAATACCCAAGAAAACCATCATCATGTAAGTGTAATCAGGCCTTTGTGCATGAAGCATTTGTGTTGCCTTGGTTGCCACTCAGTTACCCTCCAAATGTTTCTGGCCCTTGCATGTCATAACTGCGGAGGACAAAAGTAGGCAAGAAAATAAACAACTTCACAACAGATTGTGGGATAATTACTCAGTGTCACAAAAGTATCACAGCTGTTTGGATACACGTACGCTGCAGTTTTATTGACACCAGGAGCTGCATGTAATGCATGTTGTTTGCTAAATGGCCTGATTTTGTACAACAAACTCACTGTTGCAACACATCACATGGATGTTATATTTGAATCCAAGACAATTGTGTTTGGAGCTCCTTCAGCTGTTGTACAGAATGAGCTCAATTACAAATGAGCAATGGATGCTGGGGTGAGAAGAGAGCAAGATCTGAGAGCAACAGTGTGGTTTCATTTTGAGAAAGAACATTACAAGTGCAGTGTTTGTGCCGAAAGTCCTGATGGATACGTAAAAAGGCCAGAAATAGTTGCATTGGTTGCttctggatttagagaaagcttgttACAGGGTGCCAAGAAAGGAGTTGcattattgtatgaggaagttggtagtggcagagaagtatgtgagggtggtgctgtATATGTATGAGCACAGTGGGACAACAGTGAGGTGTGTAACAGGAGGTGTGTAACAGGAATGTGAACCAGGTTCATTAGATTAGACTAGACAGACCTttgttgatcccttgggaagaccccatcggggaaattgaggttccagtagcattgtttagcagcacaaagggtaagaagctcacagagtatcaaaagaaaaaaaaaagaaaaaagtttgtaaTATAAATGCCAgatatactggtttactggctactactgttcctctccttcctgtcccctgtcttcctgttactccttcccctgagtgaggacttgtacagtctgatggcctgagggccaAAAGAGTTTTTCAGCCtgatggtcctgcacttgggaaggagcagtctgtggctgaagaagctcctctggttgctgatgaccgcgtgcagagggtgactggcatcaacCATAATGTCCAACAGTTTGTCCAGTGATCACTTCTCTGCCAACATcaccagagtccagcttcatgccagcccgtctgatcagtttgtccagcctgggtgtgtccttcttggatgtgcttcccccagcacaccacagtgtaaaagaggatgctggctactatccacaggagtttcctggagATGTTAAACGACCGCAACCTCCTCAGAAATGGTGGCGGGATCATGTTAAGGATGGGCTCTGAGcattttcttgtttgcaatggtgatggacaggttagtAATTGAGATCAGACAGGATTCTCCATGGACTGTGAGGTTTGAGGATGACACTAAATCTGTAGTAAGAGTAGGGAGGACTGTCGAACCTGGAGAAGTGGAGGtaagctttggagagaaggggaatgaaaggcaGTTGATGCAAGATTGAGTACACTGAAAGGAGTAGAGTTGATGAAGGTTTGAGTTAAATAATTGGATTCAAAATAATGAAGAACGTGGTACAGAGGTGAGGCAAAAGTATCTCAGAGAGTGAAAGGGAACATTTACAAGaccgtagtgagaccagctatgttgtaaggGTTAGAGCGCGAGCTAATCGCGGTGGTATGCATTAGGATAGTGTGACCACAGTAGGAATGATGGACAAGTTCAAGGCTGGATAGAAGTGGTACTGAACATATTATAGGAACAGCGCAAGTGGCATGGTTTGGAGATATTTTGGCAAGTTTGTCTACAGTTTTACTATCTTTTGTCATCTTTTCATTAATTCAGTGAGGAGACTATAACCACTGTGGTGAAGAACCCACGAATGAGGAGGCACAAATCTCCTGGCCTGACTCCTACAGGAACTTACCGCTCAGAGACTTCCACCCCAGAGCTGCCTACAgccagacaaaggaggctgcccGCTGCACGGAAGACCACCATTCCAACCCTCTACATTACTCAGCCCGAAGGAACTGAAGCCAGGGCCATGGAGAGCAAGCCAAAGTGGGTAGAGGTAGAGGAAGTCATTGAGTATAAGGTCAATAAATCTCCCAGGCTGCCCAGGAGAAGAGGTGTCTCACCAGCAGGATCTGACCGTGCAACTACTCCCTCCAGAGTTAGACCCAAAAGGTCACCACCAGAGAACCCAAATGCAAACAATTCCAACAATAAGCTTGTGGAGCAGGTTCAGGCAGAGCTGCAAGATGTTAGCAGCCAACCTCACTCCTGGGGAGAAGAAGAGAGTCAAGCTCCCTCTGGAGCCACTGGAGACCCACAGCTGGTCTCATCTGTTCTTGGAGAAGGCCCTGAGGACATAGACAGTCAACAGACTGTTGTTTTTGAACCTGATGATGAAGATAAAGAGGCTAAGATCCTGACACAAGAAGGCCGCATTCTCACCCTTGCAGACTTGGAAGATTACATACCAGAAGAAGGAGAGACATACGGCTCCTCCAGTCCTGGAGCTGAAAGGCCATGTGAGATTGCTGTGCTTCAGAGGGagattggcggctccagtgtgggTCAGCCGGTGCTGCTCAATGTGGGGCGACCCACTGTTGTCCCAAGACAGAGGCGTGGCCTCTTCAGTCGCTTCAGGGAGCATCTTTACAGCCCCCTTTTCACATCTGCCATCCCTCAAGCAAGTGGAGTCCAGGCCACGAGGGAGACAGAAGTCCCCATCCAAGTGAGCCACACAGAGCTGGAAGTCCAACCTTCATACTGCTCCGAGGTGCAACGAGTTGAAGGTGGGCAACAAAGTTTTAAAACCAAAGTGTCAACTCAGACCTATGAATACACATCAGTGGGTAATCCAGTCACCCTTCAGATCAGCGGTAAACCTCAACTCAACCAGCAGAAGTAACAAATTTGTATTCAGTACCACAAACCCTCTTAGTCTTAAATGGGGACATTTCTACATCCTGAACTCAAGCATATTTACTGCATTTAACAAACCATTCCATTTTGAAGCTACACATCCAAAACTACTAGACCCATTCTTTTTGTCTCAATCAACTGGTTAAGAGTCAGAATTTCATTATAAATCGCACTTTCACATAAAAAATATGTAGAGAAACAAAAAAGTGGAATATATCTACAAAATTGTGTCAGTTATATTTCACTCTCATGCTGTTCTGTTACAGCTGCTACATGATACACAGTATTTGTTTTAACAGTTTCAGTGTTTGTCATCACTCAGAATTTTCTAAAATGAGGCTCATTTAATTTAAAATTCATGAACCTTGACCTGCCCATAACTGATGACCCAGGTTTTGTCCTGGTGTGATTGTGGTGGTAATGACtaaatataaaaatgtctttacatgttaaaaaaaaaaaaaaaaaaaaaaggattacaTATGTTTTTAAGAGATGATTACTTTGACCAAGTACCTTTTCACCTACAActgttgttagcaggattactcaaaaataaatcaaaatgtttTACAAAAACTGGGTGAAACTGTCTGTTAAAATGGGATAGACATATTTAACTTTTGTGGTGGATCcagaaagtaaaacaaaacaaaaaataaaataagataagagGTGTGCTGCTACAGCTGACTTTCACATAATTTTTGTTTTGAAGTTAAATAATTGGCTGATTGGGGGTTGTAACACTAGTTAAAAGATAAATTCACTTCAAAGTTTTGGTTGTTTGCAAATGTCTGTTCTTGCTCAGTAGCTTATACCACTTTGATATTTTGTACTTTTGGTAGATTGACTTAAAAACTATTTCACAACATCTCAACAAACTAGTTAACAACAAACATGAAACAGTACATTCAGCCCAGAATTTGCACGATAATGATCCTCTTTAGGCATTTTCATTTGTATTAATTGAATTGCAAAGACCTGTGTGCATATTTTACTTTGAGTTATTGCATGTATTTGCTGTTCAATATCAGATATTCAAAGTAGTCCTATCACATTAAATAAAGGTAACAGTTTACCAGCATCTGAGCGCATGAGATTTACCACTTTTCCCATCCCATTCAATTGAGTGGAATAActtctgtgttgtttttgttgtgttctttAAAAGATCATTTTAAGTCAGTTAAAAAAAGATGTTAAGTATGTTAATATCAAAGCACTAACAGATTGTATTTGCTTGTACTGTACATGTTTAGTTTTTGGAAAGATGTGTTCAGTCTGGATTAAATAAAACTTTATGAAAATATTCCTTGTGGACACTTTTTGCCCCCATCCTATTACTTTTTAAGGGTTCTAAAAACAAATAAGGCTCCTTAAATTTTTACACAATTTTTATTAAATTGCAAAGACAACATGATCTTACCTTCTGTACTTTTAATTGACTTAAGAAATTAGATATATTATCTCCACAAGCATGTTACATGATAACAGGAAACCAGATAACTGAGTGCATCTTAAATGCGTATGTGTAACATTCAAACAATTCAACACACACTAGAATGTGAATAAAAACTAAGGAATGGGTGGTGTATGTTAATAAACAAGTGTTATGTATTTTAACAAATTGCTAGGCATAAAAAAGGATCTCTTTTTCAAGTATGTTGTGCTTTCATATATGGCTAAGGATGAATGCTTGCGTAACAAAATTAAAGGTAGTCCAAATTACTCGACTGACTGCAGAGATGCTGCAAAATGAGTCACATATTATAAACAATTTTCAAATatacaactgtaaaataaacactGAATTGTATTAAGAtggctttaaaaataaataaaagcatgtaAATAGCATGTCATAATGGATGTATTATTGGCTTCAAGTGACTGTCAAAATTATGGTATTTAATTTGACTAGAGAATAATTGTACAGAAAACGAAAATCTGAGTAGagtcatttaaaaatgtcaatgataacagaatttaattctTGGTTCCACTGTGCTGTTTACATGCACTTGAAAGCAAACTGTTGCCAACTGTTAAGAAATCAGCTGTGCTGCTACAGTGTTTCTGTCAACATGGCTTCGAGTGTCAAGGAATCAGATTTGTTTCAAAACACCATCAAATGaactgtcacaaaaaaaaaaaaccccaaaaaataaCCATTTTCATTCAAAGCTCCACATTACACAATAGTAAGTAAATTtctttccatttttttccccacagtcactaaaaacaaaacaaaaaaacaacacaaaaaacaattGTTTGACACACGGCTGGAGTTTTCTGGTTTAGTTCTGACACAAACCAAAAGTGTAGGTGGTCTCTTAACTGAGGTGAATTCCTTATAGTTTTATGTTATGAAGAACTGGTTTATAGGAAAACCACAGCTTAATCTGACTGAATGGGTCCCATCTCTACTTCATAGAGCCTGGTTCTGAATAACATCAACTGTGCAAAACAGCTTTATTTTATGGAGTGAATGAGCTGTAGCCTCCCTATTTACATATTTTTCCCGTTTAACATATCTTATTCAGCAACATTTTCCTTTCGTGTTACAAACATGACATGCAATTCATGACTAACGTTTTCtgctaatgtgtcaaatgtgacaTAAGAAATATGCTGCGGTAACAAGTATTTATGGTTCAATGTTTAAATCAACTGAAGGAGTAGAACAACAGCGAAGAAAAAGTTCAGTTAGCTAAACCATCAGTCTAAAAGTTGTTGGTCATTGTGGATGCACAGCTTCAATAGGAAGTCTGCATGAAAACTGAAAAATCCAACACAAAGCACACAGGGCAACCTAatttaaacaagtgaatgaagGCAAGATTCTGGAAGGTGGATTTGTGTTCTTGCCTCAAACTCTGCTTGTAGTTTTGCTGGTAGTATTTGTGGAGGTGCCTCCTACTCCAACTTAATCCAACAGCAGGAACCATATAACACTGCAATCTAGTGTTTCCACTGTCAACTTGCAACTGGTTCCAAGCCACCTACATAAGTATAAAAGTATGACTGTTCATAATGTTCTTTGATGTATAGCGCAGTGTCACTAGCTGCAAAGGCATAAATGGGCCTTAAAATTTTCAACGCAGGTTAACGTTTTCCTCAACTTGTTTACAACCTATGAAATTCTGAAACCTAATCCTGTATTTGTGCAGCGGACTGAGCACCGatactgtgttttgtttttcctttttagcTGCCCTGCACTCATTAGGCACTGTTGATTCTCAACTGAACTGTTTTTCATCAGgtggtatatatacacacacacaaaaaagatttGATTCAGTCTCTTCAGTACTAACTAGTACTATTGGAgtatttgtcatttcaaaccaaATGAAAATGTTTAAGTCCGCAGCTTACCGCACAAAAACTATTATTTGTTAATAgctacatttaaacaacagataaAACTCGAGTTTAGGAAAACCCACATAAGGATTGTTTGAAAGTCACAAACCACCACATGAGGAATGTTCATGGCTGGAATGGAGGCTTGATGTTTAGTCAGGAGTGTCAGGATCATCATCTCCTACGATGACATGGTTACATTCTTGACTTTATTAATATCCTGCGAAAAGAAAATTTTATCACACTTGCTGTAAAGGTGAGATGGGGTTtgtagtattaaaaaaaaactatttgcagCATTCTTCTGCAACAACTCACCTCAATAAGAGCATCTTTTAACTGCCCGTAGGCTTCCTCCAAGTCATCATTGATAACTATGTAATTAAACACACCAGGCTCTTTACCTGAAAGCAAATCAACATTCAGAGTCATGTGTTAACAGCTGGATTTCATCTTAACGTTTGTTCTGTGCACAAATCAGACTTACTGAACTCCATGTCCGCACAGGCTGCACATAAACGCCTTTGGAGGCTTTCATCCGTCTCAGTTTTTCTTGCTCGCAAACGCTTTTCCTGAAACAAGAACATCAGGCAAGATAATCAGGTgtatctgcagacacagacaaccgGTAAAACCGGCTTTTTGTGTTATACCGCAAGATGGTCACACCCATTAACTCTTGTGTGGCAGCAAAAGAAGGATCACTCGGTTCTCACCACGGCTTCCATTGAGGGTGGTTGGATGGATATGTAGAGTGGTTCCAGGTCCGTCTTTTTGATGCTCTTCACGCCCTGCATGTCGATGTCAAGTATACAGATGAGGTTCTTGGACTGGACATCTTGCACAGCGGCTTTACTCGTCCCGTACATGTTGCCAGAAAACACTGCGCTCTCTATGAAATCACTGTTGTCGATCCCCGCCTGCATGACTTCCCTTGTGACAAAATGGTAATCTGCACAACCCGCAAAGTGGGGACACAGAAAATACGCGGAGTATGCAACAAATCTGCATTAAGAAATATGATTATAAGTTATTGAGGAGGAACTTCCTGTACCTTTGCCATCAACTTCACCAGGTCGAGGATTTCTGGTTGTGTCTGAGGGAtgacaattaaaaataacaaaagagtTCCTTATGCAAAGCCGACATTTGTATCCATGTCCCTGACAAGACAATGACGACCTacaaatgccaccaaaatcacTATTATCTTTTAGCTGAGATTTTTTTCAGACTGTATTTGACCTACGTCTAGAAACTGCTCAACTCCATGTGTCCATTTGGTCAATGTTTATGGGATATCTTGACAAAGCCTTCACGTATGAATGTCAACACTACTAAGACTTAGCACAAGTTCAATGTTGAACACATTGCATTTCTAATTGGGTCAAGAGTCATGGAAATGTTGTGGACAAAGGCTTTGTGCATCAAGGAAAATGATACACAAAGTCACTTCACTCTGACACATTTGAAATTGGCTGCATTTCAATTCTAATTGGGCAAAATTAAATTCTAATTTCGCTGTATAGGTTTCAGAGGCAGAGCCTTGGAAGGCGGATGCCACGACGGAATGAAATCACGCCAGAATGAAACTGGTTCCAGTTTCCACACAACACTCCAAATCAGAACGCCTCCAAGAAATGCTTTTTTTACACTTGCTCTTTCAGAGTATGGAGACCTACACAACAAATTTGCAGTCCACCAAGCAGACCTAGAAGAGGACGGATGGCACATAAAGTATTTTAGTGTTTCAAATTACTGCTCTGTTTTTGTGTGGTGGAGAGGGTCAATGCTGTTTAAGATCGACCATCTTAACCAGTACTGGCAGTACAAGTCGATAAACAATAGGGACCACCATCCTGGATTGTGAACACCGTGGCGTTCGAATGAGCTGGAATTCTGATTTCAGAGGTGTTCCAACTAAAACTTCCTCCTCACTACAACCTCAAGAGTGCAACTGGAATGCACTGCTAGTGCATGCAAGAACTCTACAAAGTCTTCATGGACTGTGATCAAACTTGCTAAAGTGAATTATACCTCATTTAGACCTCAAACAAGTTTGAAGGCAGGCTGGTGATGCAGGTTaggcattatacaacccctggcaaaaagtatggaatcaccggcctcagaggatgttcattcagttgtttaattttgtagaaaaaaagcagatcacagacatgacacaaaactaaagtcatttcaaatggcaactttctggctttaagaaacactataagaaatcaagaagaaaagattgtggcagtcagtaacggttactttttttagaccaagcagaggaaaaaatatggaatcactcaattctgaggaaaaaattatggaatcaccctgtaaattttcatccccaaaactaacacctgcatcatatcagatctgctcgttagtctgcatctaaaaaggagtgaacacaccttggagagaagttgcaccaagtggactgacatgaatcatggctccaacacgagagatgtcaattgaaacaaaggagaggattatcaaactcttaaaagagagtaaatcatcacgcaatgttgcaaaagacgttggttgttcacagtcagccgtgtgtctaaactctggaccaaatacaaacaacatgggaaggttgttaaaggcaaacatactggtagaccaaggaagacatcaaagcgtcaagacagaaaacttaaagcaatatgtctcaaaaatcgaaaaatgtacaacaaaacaaatgaggaacgaatgggaggaaactggagtcaacgtctgtgaccgaactgtaagaaaccgcctaaaggaaatgggatttacatacagaaaagc
This region includes:
- the guk1a gene encoding guanylate kinase, with translation MYMRYISRLYSAMAKPRPVVISGPSGAGKSTLLQKLMKEYEGVFGFSVSHTTRNPRPGEVDGKDYHFVTREVMQAGIDNSDFIESAVFSGNMYGTSKAAVQDVQSKNLICILDIDMQGVKSIKKTDLEPLYISIQPPSMEAVEKRLRARKTETDESLQRRLCAACADMEFSKEPGVFNYIVINDDLEEAYGQLKDALIEDINKVKNVTMSS